Genomic window (Thermoanaerobaculia bacterium):
GCGAGGTCGAGCTTCCCGAGACGCTCGACGAGCTCGTCGAGGTCGTTGCTCTCGTCGCTGTCGCCGAGCTCCTTCTGGATCGCCTTCATCTGCTCGCGCAGCACCATTTCGCGCTGCCGGTCGCCCAGCTCCTCACGCACCTTGGTTTTGATCTCCTCCTGGGTGTCGAGGACGGTGAGCTGGCGTTGCACCTGGAGCAGGACCTGGCGCAGGCGCTCCTCGACGGACAGGAGCTCGAGGAGCTTCTGGCGGTCGGCGGTCGGCAGTTCGACGTAGGCGGAAACCAGGTCGGCGAAGCGCGACGGTTCGGCGGCGATGGAGATCACCTGCTGGACGAGCTCTTCGGGGAGTCCGGCTCGCTTGGCGAGCTCGATCGCGCGCTCGCGGGCTTCGCGGAAGAGGGCGACGAAGGCGGCGTTCCCTGGGTCGGTCGGGTTCTGGTCGGCGGCGGTGATCGTCGTCGCGACGTAGTAGCCGTCGCGCTCCTGGTACCGCAGCGCCACGCCGCGCCGTTCGCCGTGCAGCACGAGCTGCATGCCGGAGAGGCTGCGCTGCACCTGCCCGAGGCGGGCGATGGTACCGACGCTGTAGAGCCCGTCGGGGCTCACGTCGTCGACGTTCTGGCGCTGCGCGACCGCGAGAACCAGTGGCTCCGGGGCGCGCAGGGCGGCCTCGATCGCTCGCAGGGTGCTGGGGCGGCCGGCGCCGATCGGCAGGGCAATTCCGGGAAAGAGCACGGCGTCGCGCAGGGGCAGGACAGGAATCATCAGCTGGTCGGTCATCGAGTCTCCTGCGACGGCGATTCCGCGGCATCGCGGCGTCGCTCGTCGTCGGCTGTGAAAACCTTCCGGTCAGCGGGCTTATTCCAGCCGCCCTCAGCGCTGCTGCCACCAGAGGATGACGGCCAGCACGACGCCGATCACGATGACGGCGCCGCGGGCTTTGGCCTGCCCGATGGAACGCCCCAGATTGGCGCCGGCGAAGCCTCCGAGAACCGCCCCGGCGAGCATGACGAGCGCCGCAGGCCAGTCGACCCGCCCGGAGAAGATGAAGA
Coding sequences:
- a CDS encoding LON peptidase substrate-binding domain-containing protein → MTDQLMIPVLPLRDAVLFPGIALPIGAGRPSTLRAIEAALRAPEPLVLAVAQRQNVDDVSPDGLYSVGTIARLGQVQRSLSGMQLVLHGERRGVALRYQERDGYYVATTITAADQNPTDPGNAAFVALFREARERAIELAKRAGLPEELVQQVISIAAEPSRFADLVSAYVELPTADRQKLLELLSVEERLRQVLLQVQRQLTVLDTQEEIKTKVREELGDRQREMVLREQMKAIQKELGDSDESNDLDELVERLGKLDLA